The following coding sequences are from one Paenibacillus tundrae window:
- a CDS encoding isocitrate lyase/PEP mutase family protein, whose protein sequence is MNANKRTIRDKAEQFHQYHEKGNPLVLVNVWDAGSAQTIQSTGAVAIATGSWSVAAAHGEQDGEALPFQLVLANLARITKSVDLPVTIDIEGGYGRSASEVKQNVAQIMDHGAVGINIEDQLPTGEGLYTVTEQCLRLSAAREAAEQAGIPLFINARTDLFLKQAPEQHNEALLNEAIRRSHAYAEAGASGLFVPGLQQSQWIMELCEQSPLPVNVMVTSPEPSPRQLAALGVARISYGPYPYLQVMEHLKALGQRIIMGS, encoded by the coding sequence ATGAACGCCAACAAGCGCACAATCAGAGATAAAGCTGAGCAATTTCATCAATACCACGAGAAGGGGAACCCACTTGTACTGGTGAATGTATGGGATGCTGGAAGTGCACAGACCATTCAATCTACAGGAGCCGTAGCTATTGCTACCGGCAGCTGGTCTGTTGCCGCAGCCCACGGTGAGCAGGATGGAGAAGCTCTGCCGTTCCAGCTGGTACTTGCTAACCTCGCACGCATTACAAAAAGCGTAGATTTGCCCGTAACCATCGATATAGAGGGAGGGTATGGCAGGTCTGCGTCAGAAGTGAAGCAGAATGTAGCGCAAATCATGGATCATGGTGCAGTAGGCATTAATATCGAGGATCAGCTTCCTACTGGCGAAGGTCTGTACACGGTCACAGAGCAATGTTTGAGGTTATCTGCCGCTCGAGAAGCTGCAGAGCAGGCAGGCATTCCTCTTTTTATCAATGCACGCACAGATTTATTTCTAAAGCAGGCTCCAGAGCAGCATAATGAAGCGTTACTGAATGAAGCCATCAGACGATCCCACGCATATGCGGAAGCAGGGGCTAGCGGTCTATTCGTTCCAGGATTACAGCAGTCACAATGGATTATGGAACTGTGTGAACAATCACCGCTTCCCGTCAACGTGATGGTCACTTCCCCGGAGCCTTCACCCAGACAACTGGCTGCACTAGGTGTAGCACGAATCAGCTATGGGCCGTATCCTTATCTGCAAGTGATGGAACACCTGAAAGCGCTCGGGCAACGTATTATAATGGGGTCATAA
- a CDS encoding ABC transporter ATP-binding protein yields MIQLEQVSYSYQQTTVLKNLNLHETEPVISGLWGRNGAGKTTLMSLIAGHNRPASGTIRVMGQNPYNNLKVQDQLCYIQESHPLGKSWTVRDLVRFGQYFHSSWDQDLAERLIEMFELPTKKKIATFSKGMNSAAQMILGLASNADVTILDEPTNGLDAEKRKYFYRALLDSYEDHPRLILVSSHHIEEIQPLCESLIVLHDGEILMHQQMEEVREQGILLTGSIQDVREVVQHAKVLESSELGSTLKVMIDAPYSAEWKEIARDHRLSIEKATLQDYLINITRKSERVRG; encoded by the coding sequence ATGATCCAATTAGAACAGGTTAGCTACAGCTATCAACAGACCACCGTACTCAAAAATCTGAATTTACATGAAACGGAGCCTGTCATCAGCGGGTTATGGGGAAGGAATGGTGCTGGTAAAACAACACTAATGAGTTTGATTGCGGGTCATAATCGTCCTGCAAGCGGCACAATTCGTGTAATGGGGCAGAACCCATACAACAACCTAAAGGTGCAGGATCAGCTATGTTATATCCAAGAATCGCATCCACTCGGCAAAAGTTGGACCGTGCGGGATCTGGTTCGATTCGGACAGTACTTTCACTCTAGTTGGGATCAGGATTTGGCGGAACGGCTTATTGAGATGTTTGAACTACCTACTAAAAAGAAAATTGCCACCTTTTCCAAAGGTATGAATTCTGCGGCACAGATGATATTGGGACTCGCTAGTAATGCCGATGTTACCATATTGGATGAACCGACGAACGGATTGGATGCGGAGAAACGCAAGTATTTTTACCGCGCATTATTGGACAGCTATGAAGATCACCCGCGATTAATTCTCGTGTCCAGCCACCATATTGAAGAGATTCAGCCATTGTGTGAGTCCCTTATTGTACTTCATGATGGGGAGATCCTCATGCACCAACAGATGGAGGAAGTACGCGAACAGGGAATTCTTCTAACAGGGTCAATTCAAGATGTTCGTGAGGTGGTACAACATGCTAAAGTGTTAGAATCTTCTGAACTTGGCTCAACGTTGAAAGTGATGATCGATGCCCCTTACTCTGCCGAGTGGAAGGAAATTGCTCGTGATCATCGTCTTTCCATTGAGAAAGCTACACTACAAGATTATCTCATAAACATTACACGGAAGTCGGAGAGGGTGAGAGGATGA
- a CDS encoding GntR family transcriptional regulator has product MKSTLDESQPIFHQIAMMIMDDIVEGRLRVEEQVPSTNELSRFYNINPATARKGLQSLVDKGIIYKQRGVGMFVAKGARDMLLMERKEHFYEEYIRPLLEEARRIHMNDDMIIDLIKGKQDKEDES; this is encoded by the coding sequence ATGAAATCGACTTTGGATGAATCACAGCCTATTTTCCATCAGATTGCGATGATGATTATGGATGATATTGTAGAGGGTCGACTACGGGTGGAAGAGCAGGTTCCGTCCACCAATGAACTTTCACGGTTTTACAATATCAACCCAGCCACAGCGCGAAAGGGACTACAATCGCTAGTGGACAAAGGCATTATTTACAAACAGCGGGGAGTAGGCATGTTCGTAGCGAAGGGAGCGCGAGATATGTTGCTAATGGAACGAAAGGAACATTTTTACGAAGAGTATATTAGACCACTGCTGGAGGAAGCACGGAGAATTCATATGAATGATGATATGATTATTGACTTGATTAAGGGCAAGCAAGATAAGGAGGATGAGTCATGA
- a CDS encoding aspartyl-phosphate phosphatase Spo0E family protein, whose protein sequence is MEHTALIVQIESARELLYAIEMKYGNLLHPEVIQQSVVLDGLINQFNQAKQKASVRTQ, encoded by the coding sequence ATGGAACATACTGCGTTGATCGTCCAGATTGAATCGGCTAGGGAATTACTGTACGCCATTGAGATGAAATATGGGAATCTGCTGCACCCAGAAGTTATTCAGCAGTCCGTAGTGTTAGACGGTCTTATTAATCAATTCAATCAAGCCAAGCAGAAGGCATCCGTGAGAACACAATGA
- a CDS encoding transcriptional regulator produces the protein MESTTTIRDHLESYLKREQRSISFFSDTSGINSGTLSNILNKNRPIAMQQLDRITAAMGLEEGHFYELYIDECFVHATPDWRRLGPFLHRCADLNKLNCIEEVIRLMMDNLSYIPLLFEVAEEFYRDGKHEPAILLYETIAESEKMQHSERLALCQYRLFKLGLSKDQQRNLIIAAQFEYYVDRLDERYQLDALNELINAFGALHRWNKVQELSEKLRVKATIHYELNGRKKPEETKRPIIFYILYSYLAAGSACYQLKDYDQALEYVSLYAVNNWVKECNEEEALVITQFQEWAVGNRYIYRLMAGQFEVLPDYLNYISTRENEIFPALCDIVTAANRYNGNIDFVLEQYKSYFTYQEQSNRIGKVSKQVTDDRYVRLLADLGAYYLKKDEFHKGIEFVINSLKFSLEICSGRAMLRGVGLFEQYRDFATDTAKQQYKNIISEVQKLNEENVGFADSHM, from the coding sequence TTGGAGTCCACAACCACGATACGCGATCATTTGGAGAGTTATCTTAAGCGTGAGCAGAGGTCTATTAGCTTCTTTTCAGACACATCAGGCATCAATTCAGGTACGCTGAGTAACATTCTTAATAAAAATCGCCCGATTGCTATGCAGCAATTGGATCGAATTACTGCGGCTATGGGATTAGAAGAAGGTCACTTCTATGAACTATACATAGATGAGTGTTTTGTGCATGCGACTCCTGACTGGCGGAGACTAGGGCCATTCCTCCATCGTTGTGCCGATTTGAATAAATTAAATTGTATTGAAGAGGTTATCCGCTTAATGATGGATAATCTATCCTATATTCCCTTGTTGTTTGAAGTGGCAGAAGAATTCTACCGTGATGGCAAACACGAACCTGCGATCCTTTTATACGAAACGATTGCCGAGAGTGAGAAAATGCAGCACTCGGAGCGGTTAGCCTTATGCCAATACCGCCTGTTCAAGCTAGGTCTGTCCAAGGATCAGCAACGGAATCTGATCATCGCAGCACAGTTTGAATACTATGTAGATCGACTGGATGAACGATATCAGTTGGATGCCTTGAATGAGCTTATTAATGCATTTGGTGCACTACATCGTTGGAATAAGGTACAAGAGCTATCTGAAAAGTTAAGAGTGAAAGCGACAATTCATTATGAATTGAATGGTAGGAAGAAGCCGGAAGAAACCAAACGCCCCATCATATTTTATATCTTATATTCATATCTAGCAGCAGGTAGTGCCTGTTATCAGCTCAAAGATTATGATCAAGCACTCGAGTATGTGTCACTCTATGCGGTGAATAATTGGGTGAAAGAGTGTAACGAGGAAGAGGCGCTAGTCATCACTCAGTTTCAGGAATGGGCTGTGGGGAATCGTTATATCTACCGCTTGATGGCAGGGCAGTTCGAAGTATTGCCTGATTATTTGAACTATATATCAACACGAGAGAATGAGATATTTCCAGCATTGTGCGATATCGTTACAGCAGCCAATCGATATAACGGAAATATCGATTTTGTGTTGGAGCAATACAAATCTTACTTCACATACCAGGAACAGAGTAACCGAATTGGAAAGGTCAGCAAACAAGTCACTGATGATCGATATGTACGTCTTTTAGCTGACTTGGGAGCATATTATCTGAAGAAAGATGAGTTCCATAAAGGTATTGAATTTGTCATAAATAGTCTGAAATTTTCACTTGAAATTTGTAGTGGTAGAGCTATGCTTAGAGGTGTCGGGCTGTTTGAGCAATACAGGGATTTTGCGACAGACACCGCTAAACAGCAGTACAAAAATATAATTAGTGAGGTGCAGAAACTCAATGAAGAGAACGTTGGCTTTGCTGATAGCCACATGTAG
- a CDS encoding aldo/keto reductase, whose product MRTIKLGSSSLEVPVVAVGCMRINTLDGKEAEHFVRSAMEIGANFFDHADIYGTGKCEEIFAEAVQMSPQVRENIILQSKCGIRKGMFDFSKEHILNSVDGILQRLKTDYLDVLLLHRPDALVEPEEVAEAFDLLEREGKVRHFGVSNQNPNQIELLKKYVKQPLVANQLQMSITNTTMIDSGINVNMENEAAINRDGSILDYCRLHDITIQPWSPFQYGFFEGVFLGSDKFPELNAKIDEIAAKYDVSNTTIAIAWLLRHPAQMQPVTGTMNLERLQDCVKASDVHLTRQEWYDIYRAAGNVLP is encoded by the coding sequence TTGAGAACAATTAAACTTGGCAGTAGCTCGCTGGAGGTACCGGTTGTAGCGGTTGGCTGCATGCGGATTAATACATTAGATGGTAAAGAAGCGGAGCATTTTGTTCGTTCTGCAATGGAGATTGGAGCGAATTTCTTCGATCACGCCGACATTTATGGAACTGGAAAATGTGAGGAGATCTTTGCAGAGGCTGTGCAGATGAGCCCTCAAGTTCGGGAGAACATCATCCTGCAATCCAAATGCGGGATTCGCAAGGGGATGTTTGATTTCTCGAAAGAGCATATCTTGAATTCAGTCGATGGTATCCTGCAGCGTCTAAAAACGGACTATTTGGATGTACTATTGTTGCACCGTCCGGATGCACTTGTTGAGCCGGAAGAGGTGGCAGAAGCCTTTGACCTGTTGGAGCGCGAAGGTAAAGTTCGTCACTTCGGCGTATCTAACCAGAATCCGAACCAGATTGAACTGCTCAAAAAATATGTTAAACAGCCACTGGTCGCTAATCAGCTCCAGATGAGCATTACGAATACAACGATGATTGACAGTGGAATCAATGTGAACATGGAGAACGAAGCTGCAATTAACCGTGATGGCAGTATCTTGGATTATTGCCGCTTGCATGATATCACGATTCAGCCATGGTCTCCTTTCCAATACGGATTCTTCGAAGGTGTTTTCTTGGGTAGCGACAAGTTCCCTGAGCTGAACGCGAAGATCGACGAGATTGCAGCGAAATATGATGTGAGCAACACAACGATTGCAATCGCTTGGTTGCTGCGTCATCCGGCACAGATGCAGCCCGTGACAGGTACGATGAACCTTGAACGTTTGCAAGACTGTGTTAAAGCGTCGGATGTACATCTTACTCGTCAAGAATGGTACGACATCTATCGTGCTGCTGGGAATGTACTGCCATAA
- a CDS encoding diacylglycerol/lipid kinase family protein produces the protein MRQAMIISNPSSGKEQAQQYVSQVKRILVSQQYEVVINETAQEGDATNFCLDACKNRCDLVISIGGDGTLHETINGMMDQDHRPTLGVVPLGTVNDFARALHIPLDPEEAIRGLSSNQVRAVDVGNMNGRLFANVVAAGSLAEALSSVSSEEKSKLGSFAYLKEGLKDLVNTPAKRLTIEHDGQIWEGDSPLFLAALTNSVGGFEKLSPDAVVDDGVIHCFVIRNMSMLNTLTLGTSLLFGSLKDHKDVEYFTAKEVRVTSDEPIGTNVDGEEGPSLPIQIQVLPQYMKVIVPEEVQAEED, from the coding sequence ATGCGTCAAGCCATGATTATCAGTAATCCATCGTCCGGTAAAGAACAGGCTCAGCAGTATGTATCCCAGGTCAAGAGAATTTTGGTATCACAGCAGTATGAGGTTGTCATCAACGAAACGGCTCAAGAAGGAGATGCGACCAACTTCTGTCTAGATGCATGTAAAAACAGATGTGATCTCGTTATTTCAATTGGAGGGGATGGGACGCTGCATGAGACGATTAACGGCATGATGGATCAGGATCACCGTCCTACGCTTGGCGTCGTACCCTTGGGTACGGTCAATGATTTTGCACGAGCACTTCATATCCCCCTTGATCCGGAAGAAGCTATTCGCGGGCTGAGTTCGAATCAAGTGCGTGCGGTGGATGTCGGGAATATGAATGGACGTCTGTTTGCCAATGTTGTAGCAGCAGGTTCACTAGCCGAAGCGTTGTCCTCTGTTTCATCCGAAGAAAAATCAAAGCTGGGTTCATTTGCCTACCTGAAGGAAGGCCTGAAGGACTTGGTGAATACCCCTGCGAAACGGCTCACCATTGAACATGACGGTCAGATCTGGGAGGGCGACTCTCCCTTATTCCTCGCTGCGCTAACCAATTCCGTCGGTGGATTCGAGAAGCTGTCTCCAGATGCGGTGGTGGATGATGGGGTTATTCATTGTTTTGTGATCCGGAATATGAGTATGCTTAACACACTGACTTTGGGCACATCCTTACTGTTCGGTAGCTTGAAAGACCATAAAGATGTGGAGTATTTTACTGCAAAAGAAGTACGTGTGACATCTGATGAGCCAATTGGAACCAACGTAGATGGAGAGGAAGGGCCATCACTACCCATCCAGATTCAAGTTCTTCCTCAGTATATGAAGGTGATCGTCCCAGAAGAAGTACAAGCCGAAGAAGATTAG
- a CDS encoding leucine-rich repeat domain-containing protein, giving the protein MRRVTLLVLLFILSIGSAGQALAYPTGESGNRLIEDPALEDGLKLILNKPLDAPLTVTDLQQLTVVDLSNAGIQSIAGLEQASNLTHLRLYGNEIETLTPLTHLTQLREIDVRNNYITSIDALADLKDLGRLLISNNSISSIDVIDEFTRLHTFFASGNQLTDITPLTDLSDLTWVELANNKIEDISPLAHSTKLQQLNVANNRIQHLDALADLPNTLHKLNVAGNEISDLTPIEHMTGIRTLDISGNQIQHLHAIADMHHLTELNAESNQIYDLEPLASLTQLKALQLANNRVWDLSPIAGLSFTRADTTNTITDINASVSFATNVQTSVNESESGGLTVQNNYLDVTSGSNTMRLLNQMNVREQKRTPQGSFQRLVEGSTTAYVGDQAYALDAAPFIDEGRTYVPLRFISEQLNAHVDWNAAAHEVTITQNDQTIHWNADNKQVRVNDQLMMNDAPLLMRNGKAFVPVRFISEQLDTTVGYIASSKTILIFENKQPLVREQSQP; this is encoded by the coding sequence ATGAGAAGAGTGACTCTACTAGTTCTACTATTTATTCTAAGTATTGGCTCAGCCGGCCAGGCTTTGGCGTACCCAACCGGCGAATCAGGCAACAGACTTATTGAAGACCCTGCACTGGAAGATGGCTTGAAACTTATTTTGAACAAACCGCTGGATGCTCCCCTGACCGTAACCGATCTGCAGCAACTCACTGTCGTAGATCTGAGCAATGCAGGCATTCAAAGTATAGCAGGGCTTGAACAGGCGTCTAACCTGACGCATCTGCGACTATACGGTAACGAGATTGAGACGCTGACACCGCTAACGCATCTGACCCAGCTTCGAGAGATTGATGTACGGAACAATTACATTACATCTATTGATGCACTTGCAGATCTGAAGGATCTCGGACGACTCTTGATTAGCAACAATTCAATTTCTTCTATTGATGTTATTGATGAATTCACCCGGCTACATACGTTCTTTGCTAGTGGAAACCAGCTTACAGATATTACACCGCTGACGGATCTGTCTGATCTAACTTGGGTTGAGCTGGCTAACAATAAGATTGAAGATATCTCTCCACTTGCACATTCCACCAAGCTGCAGCAGTTAAATGTAGCGAACAATCGAATTCAGCATCTGGACGCTCTCGCTGATCTGCCTAACACCCTCCATAAACTCAATGTAGCGGGAAATGAAATTTCAGATCTGACGCCCATTGAACATATGACAGGAATACGGACGCTCGATATTAGCGGCAACCAGATCCAGCATCTACATGCTATTGCAGATATGCACCATCTAACCGAGCTGAACGCTGAATCGAACCAAATTTATGACCTAGAACCACTAGCGTCATTGACGCAGCTCAAGGCGCTCCAACTAGCCAATAATCGGGTGTGGGATCTAAGCCCAATTGCGGGGCTCTCTTTTACTCGGGCAGATACGACGAACACCATCACGGATATCAACGCTTCGGTATCCTTTGCTACGAATGTGCAGACCTCGGTTAACGAGAGTGAATCTGGGGGGCTGACGGTACAGAATAACTACTTGGATGTAACCAGCGGCAGTAACACGATGCGCTTGTTGAACCAGATGAATGTACGGGAGCAGAAACGAACCCCTCAAGGCAGCTTTCAACGCTTAGTTGAAGGTTCTACGACAGCTTATGTGGGGGATCAGGCATACGCCCTGGATGCAGCACCTTTCATTGATGAAGGTCGGACTTACGTTCCTTTACGCTTTATCTCAGAGCAGTTAAATGCCCATGTGGACTGGAATGCCGCAGCGCATGAGGTTACCATTACACAGAATGATCAGACCATTCATTGGAACGCTGATAACAAGCAGGTACGGGTTAATGATCAACTAATGATGAATGATGCACCTCTGTTAATGCGAAACGGAAAAGCCTTCGTCCCTGTGCGATTTATCTCTGAGCAACTGGATACAACTGTCGGCTACATTGCCAGCAGCAAAACGATCCTGATCTTCGAGAATAAGCAACCATTGGTCAGAGAACAGTCTCAGCCTTAA
- a CDS encoding endo-1,4-beta-xylanase, with the protein MFKSKWFKTVGTLALVGVLATSVAVGSVSAGLAKGSKFLGNIIASSIPSNFSPYWNQVTPENSTKWGAVEGTRNSMNWSQADLAYNYANNNGFPFKFHTLVWGSQEPGWVSGLSAADQKAEVLQWIKAAGQRYSKAAFVDVVNEPLHAKPSYRNAIGGDGATGWDWVIWSFEQARQAFPNSKLLINEYGIINDPNKADQYIQIINLLKNRGLIDGIGIQGHYFNMDTVSTSTMTTVLNKLAATGLPIYVSELDMTGDDNTQLQRYQQKFPILWKHSGVKGITLWGYNQGQTWVNGSHLVNSNGTERPALQWLRNYLANNP; encoded by the coding sequence ATGTTTAAATCCAAGTGGTTCAAGACAGTGGGTACGCTCGCATTAGTAGGTGTATTGGCTACGTCCGTAGCGGTCGGTAGTGTGAGTGCTGGTTTGGCAAAAGGAAGTAAATTTCTTGGAAATATCATTGCAAGCAGCATTCCCTCCAACTTCAGTCCTTACTGGAATCAGGTGACGCCGGAAAACTCCACCAAATGGGGTGCTGTAGAGGGAACCCGGAATTCAATGAACTGGTCTCAGGCAGACTTGGCTTATAACTATGCGAATAATAATGGCTTCCCATTCAAATTCCATACCCTTGTCTGGGGAAGTCAGGAGCCAGGTTGGGTTAGTGGACTCTCGGCTGCGGATCAGAAAGCGGAAGTACTCCAATGGATCAAGGCAGCAGGTCAGCGCTATTCCAAAGCTGCTTTTGTTGACGTGGTGAATGAACCGCTACATGCGAAGCCTTCGTACCGCAACGCGATTGGTGGGGATGGAGCTACCGGGTGGGATTGGGTGATCTGGTCTTTCGAGCAGGCGAGACAAGCCTTCCCTAATTCCAAGTTACTTATCAACGAATATGGCATCATTAATGATCCGAACAAAGCAGACCAATATATCCAGATTATCAACCTTTTGAAAAATAGAGGACTGATCGATGGCATCGGTATTCAAGGACATTATTTCAATATGGATACAGTATCAACTAGCACCATGACGACTGTTCTGAACAAGCTGGCGGCAACAGGGTTGCCAATCTATGTGTCTGAGCTGGATATGACGGGTGACGACAACACGCAATTGCAACGCTATCAGCAGAAATTCCCGATTCTCTGGAAGCATTCAGGCGTGAAGGGCATTACGCTGTGGGGATATAATCAAGGACAGACGTGGGTGAATGGATCCCACCTGGTGAATAGCAACGGTACGGAACGTCCGGCCTTGCAGTGGCTGAGAAACTACCTAGCGAATAACCCTTAA